The proteins below come from a single Piscinibacter gummiphilus genomic window:
- a CDS encoding phosphoglycerate kinase, whose product MKVLRFEDLAAQGKATGQRVFIRADLNVPQDDAGNITEDTRIRASIPCIEMALKAGAAVMVTSHLGRPTEGEFKPEDSLAPVAKRMGELMGREIKVVPNWVDGVQVAPGELVMLENCRLNKGEKKNNEELAKKMAALCDIFVHDAFGTAHRAEASTYGIAQFAKIACAGPLLAAEIDAISKALANPKRPLVAIVAGSKVSTKLTILQSLAKNVDQLIVGGGIANTFLLAAGLPIGKSLAEADLVNDAKAVIEAMKARGAAVPIPVDVVTAKTFAADAPATVKAATDVAADDLILDIGPKTAAQLADMLKKAGTIVWNGPVGVFEFDAFAKGTETLARAIAESSAFSIAGGGDTLAAIAKYGIEKDVGYISTGGGAFLEVLEGKTLPAFEILQKRAA is encoded by the coding sequence ATGAAAGTCCTCCGCTTCGAAGACCTCGCCGCTCAAGGCAAGGCGACCGGCCAACGTGTGTTCATCCGCGCCGACCTCAACGTCCCCCAAGACGATGCCGGCAACATCACCGAAGACACGCGCATCCGCGCGTCCATCCCCTGCATCGAGATGGCTTTGAAGGCAGGTGCGGCCGTGATGGTGACCTCGCACCTGGGCCGCCCGACCGAAGGCGAGTTCAAGCCCGAAGACTCGCTGGCCCCGGTCGCCAAGCGCATGGGCGAGTTGATGGGCCGCGAGATCAAGGTGGTGCCCAACTGGGTCGACGGCGTGCAGGTCGCACCGGGCGAGCTCGTCATGCTCGAGAACTGCCGCCTCAACAAGGGCGAGAAGAAGAACAACGAAGAACTCGCGAAGAAGATGGCCGCGCTGTGCGACATCTTCGTGCACGACGCCTTCGGCACCGCGCACCGCGCCGAGGCTTCGACCTACGGCATCGCGCAGTTCGCCAAGATCGCCTGCGCCGGCCCGCTGCTCGCCGCCGAGATCGATGCGATCTCCAAGGCGCTGGCCAACCCGAAGCGCCCGCTGGTGGCCATCGTCGCTGGCAGCAAGGTGAGCACCAAGCTGACCATCCTGCAATCGCTCGCGAAGAACGTCGACCAGCTCATCGTCGGCGGCGGCATTGCCAACACCTTCCTGCTCGCGGCGGGCCTGCCCATCGGCAAGTCGCTCGCCGAGGCCGACCTCGTGAACGACGCCAAAGCGGTGATCGAGGCGATGAAGGCACGCGGCGCCGCAGTGCCGATCCCGGTCGACGTGGTGACGGCCAAGACCTTCGCCGCGGACGCGCCCGCCACCGTCAAGGCCGCCACCGACGTGGCAGCCGACGACCTCATCCTCGACATCGGCCCGAAGACTGCGGCCCAGCTCGCCGACATGCTGAAGAAGGCCGGCACGATCGTCTGGAACGGCCCGGTCGGCGTGTTCGAGTTCGACGCCTTCGCCAAGGGCACCGAGACGCTCGCACGGGCCATCGCCGAGTCGAGCGCCTTCAGCATCGCGGGTGGCGGCGACACGCTGGCTGCGATCGCGAAGTACGGCATCGAGAAGGACGTGGGCTACATCTCCACCGGCGGTGGCGCCTTCCTCGAAGTGCTGGAAGGCAAGACGCTGCCCGCCTTCGAGATCCTGCAAAAGCGCGCCGCCTGA
- a CDS encoding AzlD domain-containing protein has translation MNNGYALITIAGLTVITIVTRGFFLISEKELVLPDWVKRGLRFAPLAALAAVVVPEIVMAHGELIETWKDARLYAAAAATAYYFWRRGILGTIVTGMAVLIPLKLGLGW, from the coding sequence ATGAACAACGGCTACGCCCTCATCACCATCGCAGGCCTGACCGTCATCACGATCGTCACGCGCGGCTTCTTCCTCATCTCCGAAAAGGAGCTCGTGCTGCCCGACTGGGTCAAGCGTGGCCTGCGCTTTGCCCCACTGGCGGCGCTCGCCGCTGTCGTCGTGCCCGAGATCGTGATGGCCCACGGCGAACTCATCGAGACCTGGAAAGACGCACGCCTGTACGCGGCGGCAGCGGCCACGGCCTACTACTTCTGGCGCCGCGGCATCCTCGGCACCATCGTCACGGGCATGGCGGTGCTGATTCCCCTGAAACTCGGCCTGGGGTGGTGA
- a CDS encoding AzlC family ABC transporter permease codes for MLSLQDVLRHRQFRAGAREMSAVSLGIAAWGLVTGVAMVKGGLSIPLALLMTFVVYAGSAQLAALPLMMVGTPVWIVWATALCINLRFVIFSAQWRPYFMQYRLRDRLLLGYFSGDLTYVLFMKKFPEARDDEGQVEYFLGASTANWFSWQVPAVAGILLADVIPTHWGLGFAGVLALLGLTYSLVSDRATSLAAIVAGAAAVAAFSLPFRLHIVVAIAAAVCIGLMIEGGGDAGRRLRAALDRARPAI; via the coding sequence ATGCTTTCCCTTCAAGACGTGCTGCGCCACCGACAGTTCCGCGCTGGCGCGCGCGAGATGAGCGCCGTGAGCCTGGGCATCGCGGCCTGGGGCCTGGTGACCGGCGTGGCCATGGTCAAGGGCGGCTTGTCGATCCCTCTCGCGCTCTTGATGACCTTCGTGGTCTACGCCGGCAGTGCCCAGCTGGCCGCACTGCCGCTGATGATGGTCGGCACGCCGGTGTGGATCGTGTGGGCCACGGCCTTGTGCATCAACCTGCGCTTCGTGATCTTCAGCGCCCAGTGGCGCCCCTATTTCATGCAGTACCGCCTGCGTGACCGGCTGCTGCTCGGCTATTTCAGCGGGGACCTCACCTACGTGCTCTTCATGAAGAAATTCCCGGAAGCGCGCGACGACGAAGGCCAGGTCGAATACTTCCTCGGCGCGTCGACGGCGAACTGGTTCAGCTGGCAGGTGCCCGCGGTGGCCGGCATCCTGCTGGCGGACGTGATCCCCACGCACTGGGGCCTGGGGTTTGCGGGCGTGTTGGCGCTGCTCGGCCTCACCTATTCACTGGTCTCAGACCGTGCCACCTCGCTGGCGGCGATCGTGGCGGGTGCCGCGGCCGTGGCCGCGTTCTCGCTGCCGTTCCGCCTGCACATCGTGGTCGCGATCGCCGCCGCCGTGTGCATCGGCCTGATGATCGAAGGCGGAGGCGATGCCGGCCGCCGCCTGCGAGCGGCGCTCGATCGCGCGAGGCCGGCCATATGA
- the htpX gene encoding zinc metalloprotease HtpX, translating to MFNLLKTAVLMAAITALFMAIGALVGGRAGMMFALVLALGMNFFSYWFSDKLVLRMYNAQEVDESTAPGFYRMVRELAERAQLPMPRVYLIQEDAPNAFATGRNPQNAAVAATTGILRVLSERELRGVMAHELAHVKHRDILISTVSATMAGAISMLANFAMFFGGRDNEGRPHNPIVGLLVMLLAPLAASLIQMAISRAREFEADRGGAEISGDPAALASALQKIHRHAQGLPMEAAERHPETAQMMIMNPLSGGGLRGLFSTHPSTEERVQRLLAMV from the coding sequence ATGTTCAATCTGTTGAAGACCGCGGTGCTGATGGCGGCCATCACGGCGCTGTTCATGGCCATCGGTGCGCTTGTGGGCGGCCGCGCCGGCATGATGTTCGCGCTCGTGCTGGCGCTGGGCATGAACTTCTTCAGCTACTGGTTTTCGGACAAGCTGGTGCTGCGCATGTACAACGCGCAGGAAGTCGACGAGTCGACCGCGCCCGGCTTCTACCGCATGGTGCGCGAGTTGGCCGAGCGCGCTCAGCTGCCGATGCCGCGCGTCTACCTGATTCAGGAAGACGCGCCCAACGCCTTTGCCACCGGCCGCAACCCGCAGAACGCCGCGGTGGCCGCCACCACCGGCATCCTGCGCGTGCTCTCCGAGCGCGAGCTGCGCGGCGTGATGGCGCACGAGCTGGCGCACGTGAAGCACCGCGACATCCTCATCAGCACGGTGAGCGCCACCATGGCCGGTGCGATCTCGATGCTGGCCAACTTCGCCATGTTCTTCGGCGGCCGCGACAACGAAGGCCGCCCGCACAACCCCATCGTGGGTCTCCTGGTGATGCTGCTGGCCCCGCTGGCCGCGAGCCTGATCCAGATGGCGATCAGCCGCGCCCGCGAGTTCGAAGCCGACCGCGGCGGTGCCGAGATCTCCGGCGACCCGGCCGCCTTGGCCAGCGCCCTGCAGAAGATCCACCGCCACGCCCAGGGCCTGCCGATGGAAGCGGCCGAGCGCCACCCCGAGACGGCGCAGATGATGATCATGAACCCGCTCTCCGGCGGCGGCCTGCGCGGCCTCTTCTCCACCCACCCCTCGACCGAGGAACGGGTGCAGCGCCTGCTGGCGATGGTCTGA
- the fmt gene encoding methionyl-tRNA formyltransferase yields the protein MRVAFAGTPEFAAAALERLLAAGFEVPLVLTQPDRPAGRGMKLTPSPVKALAVSRNIPVVQPRSLRLDGKYPEDAASAQATLHAARPDVMVVAAYGLILPQWVLDLPARGCLNIHASLLPRWRGAAPIHRAIEAGDARTGITIMQMDAGLDTGDMLLIEAVDIRPDDTTARLHDRLAALGGRLIVEALELAACGGLTRTPQPAEGVTYAHKIEKAEAAIDWSLPASTLERRIRAFDPFPGASTQLDRETVKLWLARVTAGTGEPGRVLAVTDEHITVACGAGALELLELQRPGGKRVSARQFLQAQPVRAGQRFSAPGG from the coding sequence ATGAGAGTCGCCTTCGCCGGCACGCCAGAATTCGCAGCGGCGGCGCTCGAGCGCCTGCTGGCGGCCGGTTTCGAGGTGCCGCTGGTGCTCACCCAGCCCGACCGCCCGGCCGGCCGCGGCATGAAGCTCACGCCGTCGCCGGTCAAGGCGCTGGCGGTCTCGCGCAACATCCCGGTCGTCCAGCCGCGCAGCTTGCGTCTGGACGGCAAGTACCCCGAAGACGCCGCCAGCGCGCAAGCGACGCTGCACGCCGCCCGCCCTGACGTGATGGTGGTGGCCGCCTACGGCCTGATCCTTCCGCAATGGGTGCTCGACCTGCCGGCCCGTGGCTGCCTGAACATCCACGCCTCGCTCCTGCCGCGCTGGCGCGGCGCCGCACCCATCCACCGGGCCATCGAAGCGGGCGACGCGCGCACCGGCATCACCATCATGCAGATGGACGCGGGCCTCGACACCGGCGACATGCTGCTGATCGAGGCCGTCGACATCCGGCCCGACGACACCACGGCCCGCCTGCACGACCGCCTGGCCGCGCTTGGCGGCCGGCTGATCGTCGAAGCGCTGGAACTGGCGGCCTGCGGCGGTCTGACCCGCACGCCGCAGCCGGCCGAAGGCGTGACCTACGCGCACAAGATCGAGAAGGCCGAGGCCGCCATCGACTGGTCGCTCCCAGCAAGCACGCTCGAGCGGCGCATCCGCGCCTTCGACCCCTTCCCCGGCGCCAGCACCCAGCTCGACCGTGAAACGGTGAAGCTTTGGCTCGCCCGCGTCACCGCCGGCACCGGCGAGCCCGGCCGGGTGTTGGCGGTCACTGACGAACACATCACGGTCGCCTGTGGGGCCGGTGCCCTTGAACTGCTCGAGCTGCAACGCCCGGGTGGCAAGCGCGTGAGCGCCCGACAGTTCCTGCAGGCCCAGCCCGTGCGGGCCGGCCAGCGCTTCAGCGCCCCTGGCGGTTGA
- the def gene encoding peptide deformylase, whose product MPKLDILRYPDPRLHTVAKPVAQVDDRIRQLVDDMLETMYAADGVGLAATQVDVHERVIVIDTSEGRDQPRVLINPELVQRSEEMTLGDEGCLSVPTVYDKVPRHARVRVRSLNRAGESYEFDAEGLLSVCVQHEMDHLMGKVFVEYLSPLKRDRIKTKMLKKTRDEQRP is encoded by the coding sequence ATGCCCAAGCTCGACATTCTTCGTTACCCCGACCCCCGCCTGCACACCGTCGCCAAGCCGGTGGCGCAGGTCGACGACCGCATCCGCCAGTTGGTCGACGACATGCTGGAGACCATGTACGCCGCGGACGGCGTGGGCCTCGCGGCCACGCAGGTCGATGTGCACGAGCGGGTGATCGTCATCGACACCTCCGAGGGCCGCGATCAGCCGCGGGTGCTCATCAACCCCGAACTGGTGCAGCGTAGCGAAGAGATGACGCTCGGTGACGAGGGCTGCCTGTCGGTGCCCACCGTCTATGACAAGGTGCCCCGCCACGCCCGTGTGCGCGTGCGCTCGCTCAACCGCGCGGGTGAAAGTTACGAATTCGATGCCGAAGGGCTGCTGTCGGTGTGCGTTCAACATGAGATGGACCACCTGATGGGCAAGGTGTTCGTCGAGTACCTGAGCCCGCTCAAGCGCGACCGCATCAAGACCAAGATGCTCAAGAAGACGCGGGACGAGCAGCGCCCGTGA
- a CDS encoding LysM peptidoglycan-binding domain-containing protein produces the protein MTRSTRPALALFRASAITVALGIGLGAAWAAEPNFPITSKQRSTAQQVAQAGVPLSELADNAPDVYTVKSGDTLWDISRMYLKSPWRWPELWGMNLEQIRNPHLIFPGQILSLVKANGRATLQVGQVGPDGTVRLSPRVRSSDLNKDGIPPIPLHLIEPFLNEAVIFESNQLASAPRVVSTQEGRVLLSRGDLAYVRGDVGNNRNFRVFREPRPLKDPTTGEVLGYEAFYLGTTEFTRKGSSNTGEIVPDTFTVTSIRQEIRVGDKLAPVPPREIVNYIPRAPQNAIAGQIASVYGDSVNAGQNQIVTLNKGSLDGLENGHVLALWRDGVRIRDTTDEDRTRIKLPDERHGYLFVFRVFNRMSYALIVSVREPVTIGDRFTQP, from the coding sequence ATGACCCGAAGCACCCGTCCTGCCCTGGCCTTGTTCCGGGCTTCTGCGATCACCGTGGCGCTCGGCATCGGCCTTGGCGCGGCATGGGCCGCAGAACCCAACTTCCCGATCACCAGCAAGCAGCGCAGCACGGCCCAGCAGGTCGCCCAAGCCGGCGTGCCGCTCTCCGAGTTGGCCGACAACGCGCCCGACGTTTACACCGTCAAGTCCGGCGACACGCTCTGGGACATCTCCCGCATGTACCTCAAGAGCCCGTGGCGCTGGCCGGAACTGTGGGGCATGAACCTGGAGCAGATCCGCAATCCGCACCTGATCTTCCCGGGGCAGATCCTGTCGCTGGTGAAGGCCAACGGCCGGGCCACGCTGCAAGTGGGGCAGGTCGGGCCGGATGGCACGGTGCGGCTGTCGCCTCGGGTTCGTAGCAGCGATCTCAACAAGGACGGCATCCCGCCCATTCCCTTGCATCTGATCGAGCCCTTCCTCAACGAAGCGGTCATCTTCGAGAGCAACCAGCTGGCCAGCGCACCGCGGGTGGTGAGCACGCAGGAAGGCCGTGTTTTGCTGTCCCGCGGTGACTTGGCTTATGTGCGCGGCGACGTCGGCAACAACCGCAACTTCCGTGTCTTCCGTGAGCCTCGGCCGCTGAAAGATCCGACCACCGGCGAGGTTCTCGGATACGAGGCGTTCTATCTCGGCACCACCGAGTTCACGCGCAAAGGGTCGAGCAACACCGGCGAGATCGTGCCTGACACATTTACCGTCACGAGCATCCGCCAGGAGATCCGCGTTGGCGACAAGCTGGCGCCGGTGCCGCCAAGAGAGATCGTCAATTACATCCCCCGCGCACCACAAAATGCGATCGCGGGCCAGATCGCCTCGGTCTACGGCGACAGTGTGAATGCCGGCCAGAACCAGATCGTTACCCTGAACAAGGGAAGCCTGGACGGGCTGGAAAATGGCCACGTGCTCGCCTTGTGGCGCGACGGCGTGCGCATCCGGGACACCACCGACGAAGACCGCACACGCATCAAGTTGCCGGACGAACGTCATGGTTATCTGTTCGTCTTCCGTGTGTTCAACCGGATGTCTTACGCACTGATCGTGTCGGTCAGAGAGCCGGTCACAATCGGCGACCGCTTCACTCAGCCCTGA
- the dprA gene encoding DNA-processing protein DprA — MDREEVAAWLRLLETPQVGREFARRLLAAFGSPEAALSAPQAARREVVPTEPAKALEQEPDNFPALLEATWRWLSDESTGPRHVLALGDPAYPASLLQTADPPLLLYVQGDLALLGAPGIGVVGSRHPTPQGKDNALAFSTHLSQAGWTIVSGLALGIDGAAHEGGLAGPGRTIAVVGTGLDRVYPRRHLELARRIAQHGAIVSEYSIGTPPLPPNFPLRNRIIAGLTRGTLVVEAALQSGSLITARLASEAGREVFAIPGSIHSPQSRGCHALLKQGAKLVESAADVLEEFPSKAAQTSASAPSASNSTPTTDPLLDALGFDPVSLDALIARTGWPAPELSAKLLELELIGDVARLPGQLFQRVSAG; from the coding sequence ATGGACCGAGAGGAAGTCGCCGCATGGTTGCGGCTGTTGGAAACGCCTCAGGTCGGACGCGAGTTCGCGCGCCGGCTGCTGGCCGCATTCGGATCCCCTGAGGCGGCGCTGAGCGCCCCCCAGGCCGCTCGACGTGAAGTCGTGCCGACCGAACCCGCGAAGGCGCTGGAGCAGGAGCCCGACAACTTCCCGGCGCTGTTGGAAGCCACCTGGCGTTGGCTCTCGGATGAGAGCACCGGGCCGCGTCATGTACTGGCCCTCGGCGACCCCGCTTACCCGGCGTCGTTGCTGCAGACAGCTGATCCACCACTTCTCTTGTATGTGCAAGGCGACTTGGCCCTGCTCGGCGCACCTGGCATCGGCGTGGTGGGCAGCCGGCATCCGACACCCCAAGGCAAGGACAACGCGCTCGCGTTTTCCACTCATCTCAGCCAAGCCGGCTGGACCATCGTCTCGGGCCTGGCACTCGGCATCGATGGCGCGGCTCACGAAGGCGGTTTGGCGGGGCCAGGCCGGACGATCGCCGTGGTCGGCACGGGCCTCGATCGGGTCTATCCCCGTCGGCACCTGGAGCTCGCTCGACGCATCGCACAGCACGGCGCGATCGTCAGCGAGTACTCCATCGGCACGCCACCGTTGCCTCCGAACTTTCCTCTGCGCAATCGCATCATCGCGGGCCTGACCCGGGGGACATTGGTCGTCGAGGCAGCGCTGCAGTCCGGCTCACTGATCACCGCCCGCCTGGCAAGCGAGGCCGGCCGCGAAGTCTTCGCGATTCCGGGCTCGATCCACTCACCGCAATCGCGCGGCTGTCATGCCTTGCTCAAACAGGGCGCCAAGCTGGTCGAAAGCGCGGCCGACGTGCTCGAGGAATTCCCGTCAAAGGCCGCCCAGACATCCGCCTCCGCTCCTTCCGCAAGCAACAGCACGCCCACAACCGATCCGCTGCTCGATGCTCTGGGCTTCGACCCCGTCAGCCTCGACGCCCTCATCGCCAGGACGGGTTGGCCGGCACCCGAACTCAGCGCGAAGCTGCTCGAACTCGAGTTGATCGGCGACGTGGCCCGTTTGCCCGGACAGCTCTTCCAGCGAGTAAGCGCGGGCTGA
- a CDS encoding DUF494 family protein produces MFDVLVYLYENYWRPDACPDHAQLTRKLSAMGFESDEIEEALTWLDGLATAAESYVGEQLPDSLRVYSVAEQEHLGEDSIGFVSFLESAGVLPPSMREMVIDRATAIPGGPVDLEDLKIIVLMVFWSLGEEPDALILDELFVAEEDRLIH; encoded by the coding sequence ATGTTCGACGTGCTCGTCTACCTGTACGAAAACTACTGGCGGCCGGATGCCTGTCCTGACCATGCCCAGCTGACCCGCAAGCTGTCGGCCATGGGCTTCGAATCCGACGAGATCGAAGAAGCCCTCACCTGGCTCGACGGATTGGCGACCGCCGCGGAGTCCTATGTCGGCGAACAATTGCCCGACAGCCTGCGCGTCTATTCCGTGGCTGAGCAAGAGCATCTGGGCGAAGACTCGATCGGCTTTGTGAGCTTCCTCGAATCGGCCGGGGTGCTGCCCCCTTCGATGCGCGAGATGGTGATCGACCGCGCCACGGCCATCCCCGGCGGACCGGTGGATCTGGAAGATCTGAAGATCATCGTGCTGATGGTCTTCTGGAGCCTGGGCGAAGAGCCCGATGCGCTGATCCTCGACGAATTGTTCGTGGCTGAAGAAGACCGATTGATTCACTGA
- a CDS encoding DUF1631 family protein produces MATAADSLALAAQARRSYVERLLSGVPTVVHAVEEGARLLAGQTAEHSLQYKRRDVAADLRKAAPNWISGIISALRGSLVSGVVSASRPGDLPPPGRTNPGMALVDDDTIEVEILSSRLALAMMDRASWEFTDLRSRMSALEKRDELDANDVLRPHVLARIFTSAWRGASLSQDAWRTLQAVLHEEFAHFAEEAYHETNRWLIQQRVLPEIDLRPFIRRTRNSYGAPVTGGGAPSAPAPVSGTSAHGRLGTVGEETRLMTRAGGFARGSDHAEAVLGRLNRLIGRQVPDFAGTAQMPHQPSAGLKAAINEAQQGIQRRLVTTSGAVQADGSRAPEGPVSTPALLEELHQRKQALKQAASTQVERATIEIVALLFQSILMEERIPAVVRVWFARLQMPVLRVAVSEPDFFATVDHPARRLIDRMGACVMGFDSTSRAVADTLEKEIKRVVQVVEAYPDTGRRVFQTVLTEFEKFLEHYFKNENEMTRKGVSLAQQVEQRETLAIQYTIELRKMLNEVPVQEGVREFLFHVWADVMAMTAVKHGPQGNETKAMKRVAADLIWSASAKVSREERAEVIRRLPPLLKTLREGMDHANIPADKQDEHIQKLNNSLAAAFTAKTATIAPERLEELMARLETLEELLPESDDIEIDESMVLDLSGHESAELEVVGEGGSMATPAMLAWAKELQVGGWYMLDYRNRNEAVQLVWQGLRRQLTLFVSPHGRGILFQQNRLAAFLQAGLLVPAQDESLTVRATRSALAKLDVDPSRLLN; encoded by the coding sequence ATGGCGACCGCCGCCGATTCGTTGGCCCTGGCCGCCCAGGCTCGGCGCTCTTACGTAGAGCGCCTGTTGAGCGGCGTGCCGACTGTCGTTCATGCGGTGGAAGAGGGAGCCCGCCTGCTCGCTGGGCAGACCGCAGAGCACAGCCTCCAGTACAAGCGCCGCGACGTCGCGGCAGATCTGCGCAAGGCTGCGCCCAACTGGATCAGCGGCATCATCTCCGCGTTGCGTGGCTCGTTGGTGAGCGGCGTCGTGTCCGCATCGCGTCCTGGCGACTTGCCGCCGCCGGGTCGGACCAATCCCGGCATGGCGCTGGTCGACGACGACACCATCGAGGTCGAGATCCTCAGCTCGCGCTTGGCGCTGGCGATGATGGATCGCGCGTCATGGGAGTTCACCGACCTGCGCTCGCGCATGTCGGCGCTCGAGAAGCGCGACGAACTCGATGCCAACGACGTGTTGCGCCCGCACGTGCTGGCCCGCATCTTCACGAGCGCATGGCGCGGTGCATCGCTCAGCCAAGATGCCTGGCGCACGCTGCAGGCGGTGTTGCACGAAGAGTTCGCGCACTTTGCGGAAGAGGCTTACCACGAGACGAATCGCTGGCTGATCCAGCAGCGCGTCTTGCCCGAGATCGACCTGCGGCCGTTCATCCGGCGCACACGCAACTCGTATGGCGCACCTGTCACCGGCGGTGGCGCACCCAGCGCACCGGCGCCGGTGTCCGGGACCAGCGCCCATGGCCGGCTCGGGACGGTGGGCGAAGAAACCCGCCTGATGACGCGTGCCGGCGGTTTCGCGCGCGGTTCCGACCACGCCGAAGCCGTGCTCGGCCGTCTCAACCGGCTGATCGGTCGCCAGGTGCCCGATTTCGCTGGCACGGCGCAGATGCCGCACCAGCCTTCGGCAGGCCTGAAGGCGGCGATCAACGAGGCGCAGCAGGGCATCCAGCGCAGACTCGTCACAACGAGCGGGGCTGTGCAGGCCGACGGCAGCCGTGCGCCCGAAGGGCCGGTCAGCACGCCTGCGCTGCTTGAAGAGCTGCATCAGCGCAAGCAGGCGCTCAAGCAGGCGGCGTCGACCCAGGTTGAGCGCGCCACGATCGAAATCGTCGCGCTGCTGTTCCAGAGCATCCTGATGGAAGAGCGCATTCCGGCCGTGGTGCGTGTCTGGTTCGCGCGGCTGCAGATGCCGGTGCTTCGCGTCGCGGTGAGCGAGCCTGATTTCTTCGCCACCGTCGACCACCCCGCACGCCGACTCATCGACCGAATGGGCGCCTGTGTGATGGGTTTCGATTCCACGAGCCGTGCCGTCGCTGACACGCTCGAAAAAGAAATCAAGCGCGTGGTGCAGGTCGTCGAGGCCTACCCCGACACCGGCCGGCGTGTGTTCCAGACCGTGCTCACCGAGTTCGAGAAATTCCTCGAGCACTATTTCAAGAACGAGAACGAGATGACCCGCAAGGGCGTCTCGCTGGCGCAGCAGGTGGAGCAGCGCGAGACGCTTGCGATCCAGTACACCATCGAGTTGCGCAAGATGCTCAACGAGGTGCCGGTTCAGGAAGGGGTGCGCGAGTTCCTCTTCCATGTGTGGGCCGACGTGATGGCGATGACCGCGGTCAAACATGGGCCGCAGGGCAACGAAACCAAGGCCATGAAGCGCGTGGCAGCCGACCTGATTTGGTCGGCCAGTGCGAAGGTGTCGCGCGAGGAGCGCGCGGAGGTCATCCGCCGCTTGCCGCCCTTGCTGAAGACGCTGCGCGAAGGCATGGACCACGCCAACATCCCAGCCGACAAGCAGGACGAGCACATCCAGAAGCTCAACAACTCGCTGGCCGCGGCCTTCACCGCGAAGACCGCGACGATCGCGCCGGAGCGCCTCGAAGAGCTGATGGCCCGGCTGGAGACGCTCGAAGAACTGCTGCCCGAATCCGACGACATCGAGATCGACGAATCCATGGTGCTCGACCTGTCCGGCCACGAAAGCGCCGAGTTGGAGGTGGTGGGCGAGGGCGGCTCGATGGCCACACCTGCCATGCTGGCCTGGGCCAAGGAGTTGCAGGTGGGGGGCTGGTACATGCTCGACTACCGCAACCGAAACGAGGCGGTGCAGTTGGTGTGGCAGGGACTGCGTCGTCAGCTGACGCTCTTCGTATCGCCCCACGGGCGGGGCATCCTCTTCCAGCAGAACCGCTTGGCCGCTTTTCTGCAAGCCGGCCTTCTGGTGCCGGCACAGGATGAATCGCTGACAGTGCGTGCCACCCGCAGCGCGCTGGCCAAGCTCGATGTCGACCCGAGTCGTTTGCTGAACTAG
- the secF gene encoding protein translocase subunit SecF, which translates to MEFFRIHRDIPFMRHALVFNIISAVTFLLAVFFLITRGLHLSIEFTGGTLIEAHYAQAADIAKVRQTVEGLKAGEVQVQNFGNTRNVLIRLPVRGDGKAGDVVEKVFGELCKAESGTVSHQAVKTDKGEVIDKPVCQANGVEPVTLARSEFVGPQVGRELAEDGAKALAFVVIGIMIYLAFRFEWKFSVAAIVANLHDVVIILGFFAFFQWEFSLSVLAAVLAVLGYSVNESVVIFDRIREAFRKYRKMNTHEVIDHAITSTMSRTIITHGSTQMMVLSMLIFGGPTLHYFAIALTIGICFGIYSSVFVAAAIAMWLGVKREDLMKSGPSKDVDPNDPNAGAVV; encoded by the coding sequence ATGGAGTTCTTCCGCATCCACCGCGACATCCCGTTCATGCGGCATGCGCTGGTGTTCAACATCATCTCGGCCGTGACCTTCCTGCTGGCCGTGTTCTTCCTGATCACCCGTGGCCTGCACCTGTCGATCGAGTTCACCGGCGGCACGCTGATCGAGGCGCACTATGCGCAGGCGGCCGACATTGCCAAGGTGCGCCAAACCGTCGAGGGGCTGAAGGCCGGCGAAGTGCAGGTGCAGAACTTCGGCAACACACGCAACGTGCTGATCCGCTTGCCGGTGCGCGGCGATGGCAAGGCGGGCGATGTCGTCGAGAAGGTGTTCGGCGAGCTGTGCAAGGCTGAGTCGGGCACGGTGTCGCACCAGGCGGTGAAGACTGACAAAGGCGAGGTGATCGACAAGCCGGTCTGCCAAGCCAATGGCGTCGAGCCTGTGACGCTCGCGCGCAGCGAGTTCGTCGGCCCGCAGGTGGGGCGTGAGCTGGCCGAAGACGGCGCGAAGGCGCTGGCCTTCGTGGTGATCGGCATCATGATTTACCTGGCGTTTCGCTTCGAGTGGAAGTTCTCGGTGGCCGCCATCGTCGCCAACCTGCACGACGTGGTGATCATCCTGGGCTTCTTCGCCTTCTTCCAGTGGGAGTTTTCGCTCTCGGTGCTGGCGGCGGTGCTGGCGGTGCTCGGCTACTCGGTGAACGAATCGGTGGTGATCTTCGACCGGATCCGTGAAGCGTTCCGAAAATACCGCAAGATGAACACGCATGAGGTGATCGACCATGCGATCACCAGCACGATGAGCCGCACCATCATCACCCACGGCAGCACGCAGATGATGGTGCTGTCGATGCTGATCTTTGGCGGCCCGACGCTGCACTACTTCGCGATCGCGCTGACGATCGGCATCTGTTTCGGCATCTATTCGTCGGTGTTCGTGGCGGCTGCCATCGCGATGTGGCTGGGCGTGAAGCGCGAGGATCTGATGAAGTCCGGACCCTCGAAGGACGTCGATCCGAACGACCCGAATGCAGGGGCGGTGGTGTAG